The DNA sequence CGTACATAAAGGGGTGCCGTATGGGTATCATGCCAGATCACTGGATTCGTAAAATGGCTAAAGAACATCAAATGATTGAGCCATTTGTAGAAAACCTTAACCGCGACAATGTTATTTCGTATGGGGTGTCGTCCTATGGTTATGATGCGCGGGTTGCCAATGAGTTCAAGATTTTTACCAATGTAGATTCTGCCACGGTAGACCCTAAAGCATTTTCGGATAAAAGCTTTGTCACCCGCGAAACTGATGTATGTATTATTCCGCCAAACAGTTTTGCGCTGGCGCGTACTGTGGAATATTTTCGTATTCCCCGTGATACGCTGGTGATTTGTTTGGGCAAAAGCACCTATGCGCGCTGTGGAATTATTGTGAATGTTACTCCGTTAGAGCCCGAATGGGAAGGGCATGTAACACTGGAATTCAGCAACACTACTCCACTGCCGGCAAAAATCTATGCCAATGAAGGGGTGTGCCAGTTCTTGTTTTTAAAAGGAGATGAAATTTGCGAAGTTTCCTATGGAGATCGCAAAGGAAAATATCAGGGTCAGCGCGGCGTGACTCTACCACGTATCGAGCAGGTGCGTGCTGAAGGATAAGCCTGTATACAAGGCCAGAAATAAGGAATTACCGTGGATAGATTAAAAATTCAGGGCGGCGTACCGCTAGTGGGGAAAATCACCATTAGTGGCGCAAAAAATGCTGCGTTAAAACTCATGGCCGCCAG is a window from the Alphaproteobacteria bacterium genome containing:
- the dcd gene encoding dCTP deaminase; this translates as MGIMPDHWIRKMAKEHQMIEPFVENLNRDNVISYGVSSYGYDARVANEFKIFTNVDSATVDPKAFSDKSFVTRETDVCIIPPNSFALARTVEYFRIPRDTLVICLGKSTYARCGIIVNVTPLEPEWEGHVTLEFSNTTPLPAKIYANEGVCQFLFLKGDEICEVSYGDRKGKYQGQRGVTLPRIEQVRAEG